From the Xenopus laevis strain J_2021 chromosome 7L, Xenopus_laevis_v10.1, whole genome shotgun sequence genome, the window tgcaggcgccatcttctcctgtgcggtcttcttcctggattcccaggagtttggcggcgcatgcgcatttgctggttggaatctactgcgcatgcgccagaagaaaAATAAATCGGAAAATTtagtgactttcggcgcatgcgcagtagagctgaaccggcaaatgctcctactgcgcatgcaccgccaaatgccggggaatccaggaagaagaccgcacgggagaagatgtcGCCTGCGAACTCCACGGGAggggaggtaggccggggggaggaggggaggggttttgcaccgaAAGggttttctcctttaagaacaaggATACCAGACACAGTGAACCTGCGATCATCATTCAGCCCTCGACACCTATGTTGGACACGATGCTGCTAGAAACCATGTAAATGACTCCATTGTTGGCTCAAGGGCATTGGCCTGGTCAACCACATGGTCAACATGTAATAGGTCCACATATGGAAGGAACATTATCTAGAATTTTAGCTTTGAAGACTCACCATGCACTACATTCCTTACTGCACCATTTCCATTGAAGTTAGTTATCTGGCATGTTCTGTTGAGGTGCACCATATCATGTCAAAACAAAGTCTGGTCTTcctataagagaaaaaaaaagaattgactGTGCCAAAACATCATATAACATTCACTGGATGTCTTCATAGTTAGGTTTCTCTAAGGGTTTTAGAACTAGATGATAGAAGTCAACTGTATCTCTAACGCTTTATtgaccagtaggtccttccagctgacacgggGTCACcctttccgattagaagaaaagaggttccgcctaaatattctgaagggattgattacagtgagagctgtgaagatgtggagttgtctccctgaatcagtggtacaggctgatacattagatagctttaagaaggggttggatggtgtttaatacagggttatgggagatagctcatagtacaagttgatccagggactggtcccattgcctcttggagtcaggaaagatttttttcctcctctgaggcaaattggagaggcttcaaatgggttttttgccttcctctggatcaactggcagtcaggcaggttatatatagacataaaaagttgaacttgatggacatgtgtctttttcaacctaacttactatgttgctatgtataTGGTACCCACAACTGTATTTGATTTAGCCATAGGATTTAGCCATAAGTGTCCAGCAGTgagctgagtttttttttctttaaagaaatttgtttgtatataggCACTCCCTGaaacctgccgccctaggcatgGGTCCTTGGGTCCATATAAAGACAGACAAGTGCTTCTttataggtcatggaacttctaacGTCCTTATATTTTAAAGAGGTTGCAGAGAGCGATgctctgagacaatctgcatttgttaattgttaatattttaggttaatgagttatttagctttttattcagcagctctccagtttgcaatttcagcaatttggttgctaaattcccctagcaaccatgcattaatatcgaataagagactggaatatgaataggagaggcctgaatacaaagatgagtaataaaaagtagcaaagtagcagtaacgtaactagaggggggcagccctggcgcaggacgcacagccgggccccccgcccccctccgtacgagctgccggggggccctgaggaggtgcgagccctggcccaattacacccctgctcccccggtagttacgccactgcaaagtaaatttaaagatcatttgttttttagatggggtcagtgacacccatttgaaagctggaaagagtcagaagtaaaaggcaaataattaaaaaactataaaaaaaagtaaataacgaagaccaattaaaaagtcgcttagaactgaccattctataacttactaaatgttaacttaaagggtgAATCACCTCTTTAAAGTAGGGGGGacattattatttacaaaaaacaagtTTCATTCAGTCATGTGAGTCTGGTGGGATCAAGGTTTATGAGGAtatcttttacatttatattaaatgctCTGATAATTCCAATATTACTTTTCATAGAACTTTGGAGCAGTCAAATCAAACCCGACCAGgggttacttcgaccattgaatgggctacttcgaccttcgactacgactacgacttcgaatcgaactattcgaagtaaaaatcgttcgactattcgaccattcgatagtcgaagtactgtctctttaaaaaaaacttcgacccccaagttcgccatctaaaagctaccgaagtcaatgttagcctatggggaaggtccccatagccttggctaactttttttgatcgaaggatattccttcgatcgttggattaaaatccttcgaaacgttcgattcgacggattttatcgttcgatcgaaggaattatccttcgatcctgcgatcgaactatctgtgctaaatccttcgacttcgatattcgaagtcaaaggattttaattcctagtcgaatatcgagggttcaattaacccttgatattcgacccttagtgaatcagccccttagttttACTTAAGCAAGATAGTGTTGTTCATGGTTTTCTTTATATTGCTATAATTCtatgccctttataaacttactggggcaaattcactaagatgcgaagttgcaccaggcgcaactttgccgcacttcgccgcacttcgccagacttcaccaggcgtagtttcggcagggctccgcaaattcactaaaatccgaagtggcgcacaggggtagcgtaaggttgcgaagttgcgctagcgttgattcgctatataaagcgaagttacgctagtgaaggctaatttgcatacggcgccaaattcaaatttcaatggaggaatacgtatcagcactacaaatgcctagaaaaccttcaaatcagcaaataaaaattttattttgccctacacatgtgcccactgtataggtaagttgccatgagtcaggaaatgtaggggggaggaaggggagccccaaaaaattttcaatcatcatgtagaaaacacgccagcgttttttgggacttagaaaaaaaattgagtttttttgaaacaatccctatctactctattgcgcttcgccaggtctgaggtggcgaaggaagtctagcgtaaaaggtagcgttcactacactgcgcaagttagtgaatttgcgtagttttgtcgctagcgaagattcgcctggcgtaaggttgcgaagtaacactagcgaaactacgccagcgttcgttagtgaatttgcgcagtagcgaaaatgccaaacgctagcgaattaacgctagcgttcggcacttcgcgccttagtgaatttgccccagtgtttataatttctcaaagtacaaaacctAATGATAAACATATCTACCGTATCAGGATTCAAGATCCTgactctgaaattctttataatagtagtttctaacattataatttgtttacttctatagaacaactgagcatgtggaagattttggcaatcgtttttcttgctacatgtttatgatgatgatgatttcaaatgaacactctttattgataattcGAAATCTGTGATAGATGGGAACCATtcctatttagtgatgggcgaattcgctcGAAATTCGcgtaacggcgaaaaatttgcgaaacggttttggcgccggcgtccattttttcgaaaaaaaaaattttgacgccggcgaattttcgcgggcgtttcgcgaatttattcactggcggcgaatcgcgcaaattcgccgcgaattcgcgcctggcgaataaattcgcccatcactattcctatttcacagttccctttaattacggacatcttttccatgtctctatccaaagcactttaaagaaaatatttgctgacacctgtctctacaagaacacgactatatcatggagatgcaagtatactaagttcatcacttctaagaactataattgggacaatacctttgcagatgcctttattcaaaccatcttttctaatcggcactggaacatggataaagagactcatgtttactaaacgcaatatttcaaaatacatggcatggaatcttttgggtgttggttgaattagatatgtaatacttcatgTTAATTCTTTTAGTTTgtatagttaggcaaataacaagattgggatggattaggaactctccagcatgtagttgtgttaattctgctggttaagaatgagttcttggttttgaagacaggcctagcccctcttcagagcatagtagtctcaatacggttatttgcatttaggtgagtttatagtttaggttaattttacttattgctaattatcaactccctgtttctctgtgtcattcacttaccgtatatactcgagtataagccgagtttttcagcccccaaaatatgctgaaaaactctacctcggcttatactcgggtcaagcgcaaaaacggtcgccggcgcctaagaatattcgccagcacctaagaatagtcgccagcgtccaagaatagtctccaaaaatattcgccggcgtccaagaatggtcgccggcatccaaaaacgagacactggcacctccaatgggagcagaaaccctaaattttttgattgaaacttaccagaagctgctgcatttctcaccctcggcttatactcgagtcaataagctttcccagtttttggaggtaaaattaggtacctcggcttatactcgggacggcttatactcgagtatatacggtattcatcATCATACTGACACTGGTGCTGCATATTGCAAACACACTGATAAATTTTGTGATACTGTTGTTAAAACTGTTGCTGCCAAACACAGATTCATTTCTTTAGGTTCTCCGTTGCAAGATGATTTACAGCACCACTAGTATGATTTCTTCACTGGCTAGTCTCCTACTGGTTCTCAAATTATGCCAGCTATATTTTATCCTATTCTTGTTGTTACGGTTATCTTAATCCttcttgttttgtttaatttttatctcATTTGTTCTTTTCGTTCTCGTGTTAATTCTCGTATTCAAACTGCTGAGCAATCTCAACTACCCCTTCTTTGTGACCACCTCTACAACCCTGCTTAACTTTGTATTCTTTGTCTTATGATCATGTTATGATCAAAGAGGGggttgaagggttaacatgcccaCGTGCTGTTCTCTACagacctctgtacttgtttttctgtaccgCCCTGTACTTGCTcctcttagacaaccttgcataagccgcatcatgtaccataaacaatgttatcagcttgccttagccaaaatatcttagctaatacGCATGCACGCATTTGTCTGTTATTTCTCTCTTTCCCATCCTGAATGCTGAACCTATTACAAGAAATAtactatgtagtgatgggcgaatttgcgccgtttcgcttccccgaaaaattcgcgaaattcgcgaaacggcgccggtgtctcgtttttgacgccggcgcctgttttttcgacgctggcgcccgtttctTCGATGCTGACGCCCGTTTCTTCGATgctgacgcccgtttttgacgccggcgtccgttttttcgaaatacaattttttgacggcagcaaattttttccgcgaattttcacgggcgttttgcgaatttattcgctggcggcaaatcgcgcaaatttgccgcaaatttgtgcctggcgaataaattcgtccatcactaatactatgctaatacgtcactatattgggatgtctttgcttataccctatataagcctatgtttggaacctgttattctgatccactcgttgctGTTTCTTGTcacaagttccccggatccggaatgcGAGGCATTGTTGGCCAGACGAAATCCATAggctccagtagcagtcggttttGTTTCCCCAACAGTctgtaggcatgttaacccttcacgTTCATGTTTCAGAATCACTTTTCTAATGGTGCAGGAGAAAtggttatttttaaaattaaagcgCAAAGGTTTGAGACGTAACATTAATTATGGCGGCCTAGATCAATTATTTACTAAAGGCTCTTCTCTACTACTATTTCCTTTATAGACTATTTAATCCAATGTCAGTGGAAAACATAAGCAAGGAAGACCATGTTGTTAAATTGAAAGCAACACTGCCAATgctaaacactatggggcagattcattaataggtgaattttcaccagcttcagcttcgcacccctcgcaccactttggcaggtgcaaatgcgctacgaatacgctaattcatgCTAATTCACTTAAACGCAAAGTTTCGTTTGAaccctggcgacttttcgctagttaATTTGGTAGTACGAGTtattcatagcgaagatgcgtttgcgttcatttgtgcctagcaaaaattcgctagtgatcttgtgcttaagtcaatttgcatacggcgggaaatttaaagttgtatggacgtctttattataaatgttggtgcaaatgcttgaagttaccactttttattacacatgtccagggaaccttaataaagacaagagagttaatataatgccctacacatgagcccactgtaaaatgaatgttccatgttatgaaatgtctggagaaaactggttacccaaaaatagtctaatggtggccatacactgagagatccgctcgtttggcaatgtcgccaaacgagcagatctccctccaatatgcccaccttgaggtgggcaatattgggctgatccgatcgtgggccctagggcccaacgatcggatcctaaagaTGCCTTAACGATCCgccgggattttctgtcccatacAATCGAGaactggccgacttttggccagatctcgatcggtgaagcccgtcggggggccccatacatgtgccaataagctgccgacacggtctgtcggcagcttttattggcccgtgtatggccaccttaagtcaggacttttgcttaaaaaaaggaaaagtcaccagcgtttttggaactttaatgcattttcggctcacaggatatgatgtaagtgacagaagattgagcaagatttagcttttttatagcacttcgcctgatcttaggtagcaaagtcaactctggcaaagaggtaacgtccagtaaaatccgcaccttagggaatttgcagagtaacgatcggtCTCCAGAGGGAAAAGTCGTCtagcgatagagtgcaaatgaatgctagcaatgGTCCTGATCGctcgcgaatttgcgcctgcgcctgttagtgaattggcgatgtccttgtgggtggcaacgctggcaaaaagtcgctagtgttagtcacttcgcccttgtTAAATTGAAGCCAACTGCCAAtgcggtatatttatcaaaaagtgaagttagagataaccactagagtgaaataccgcctctctccgtttatttctatgggattttgaaaggcgtattcatcaaaggatgaactttcactttcacactttaataaatacacctttaaaaatcacatagaaattaatggagagagaggtggtatttcactctagcggactgtggttatctctaacttcactctttcataaatataccccatatatGTTGGGGGAACGGGAGACTGAAGAATAAGTTACAGCTGTCTGATTCCATACAGAAGGCTaagtatttaatatacagtactatGTATATGTTCAATGATAATGTGACCCAAGGAGAGTTGTTGGACACTCCTGAGATACACAAGTAAGTGGAGCTTGCAATGATGGAGCCAAAGGGATGATAATGGCCTTTTAGATGTCGTTGGCCTTTAGATGAGAACTGGAAATATTGGTCCCGCAAGGGAAGGTGATCTAGAAACATTTCCGGCCCAAATAAGCAGAAAGACTCTCAGCTGAGCCCACAATCATTTCTGCTGCTCTAGgctgttttctgtttttcttggcCGGAGAACAGAGAAAGAACTTGTATGGCGAGAATGCAATGACAGCTACATTCTACATGCGTCAAGTCCTCTGCAAAACTAGGCCACAACAACGGCTCGATTTATCAAAGGCAAACAGTGCGGCTTCCATTTGGATCTGTACACACTAATAAACCTTCTATTACTTCATTGTCTTTGCAAATAGTTGATACCCAACTCTCATGTGGACTTTGGGAGCTATTTATCAAGCCGATGATGAATGCACTGGTAGCCAAAGTAGGGCAATACAGAGGTAAAATCTGCTTGCTTTTGGAAATCCAATTGTAGGTAGTACAGAGGCATACTTAGCACAGTTCTGGAGGCTCATAAATCACATTCGAAAGATATAGCATAGGCGGGGTTGATGCAGATCCCTCCCCAGCCCAGTGATAAGGGTTATAAAAGGGTATGTATTATATTGCTCTGACTATTTTACACCTACCTTTTGGTTCAGCTTGCAACTCTAACCTTTCCTTTCAGTCTAGAGCCTCCCATTGCCCTCCTGCTGTGTTATAACCCTCTAGCAAGCAACCAGATGTGTGTTGACCTAATTgatgcttaggggcaaattcaccaagggtcgaatatcgagggtttgttaaccctcgatattcgactgggaattaaaatccttcgaatatcgaagtcgaaggattttatcgcaaatagtttgatcgaaggatcgaacgattaaatctttcgaatctaacgatcgaaggattacccttcgaccaaaaaaacttaggcaagcctatggggaccttccccataggctaacattgggttcggtaggttttaggtggcgaactagggggtcgaagttttttcttaaagagacagtactttgactatcgaatagtcgaatagtcgaaggatttttagttcgaatccttcgattcgaagtcgtagtctaagtcgaaggtcgaagtagcccaaaaaacacttcgaaattcgaagtttttttacttcgaatccttcactcgagcttggtgaattggccccttagtctaCACAAATGGGTCTCTAAATGGAAGTCTCcatagaaaaagaagaaaagcttCCTCTTTCAGACAGGTATGCCCTTATATGATTTAGCAGGGAAATTTGAAGGTGCTTTTGCCCTTTAATATTGAAGTTGGATGGAGCAAAGACAGAAGCCCTCATTTAATCATTTAATCCATATTGGCATGGCCTCCATCAGTGATGCTGTACTTAATGAATGGGGTAAAggaaacatgaaaatgtaatgcaGGAATAGGCAAGTGGAAGGGAaatgaaacaaatacaaatagtAGGATGTTATTTAAAGAGTTATGGATgctagaaaaaagaaatatatatataatatattccatCATAACCCCCACCCCTCCTGAGCCCCTTTGATGAAGGGATTGCAGGTCGACGGGTTAAGCAGTCTGGCTAAGCATTGATCGAATTCTCCAACGGACCGTCCATCTTAAAGCAGAAAACCTACAGCCTGTCTGGGATCAATGGCTTTATAAATTGGGCTATTGATTTCCAATAGTAATGGCAGAGGTGGTTACACTGGCGGATCTGCAGCCAAGGCCGGTGTCCAGAGAATTTCTAACAAGAGCGTCACTGGCCCTGACCAGCATCGCTATGGGATCTCATTCTATTGTTCTCTTTGCCGCCAGTAACACATACAAGGATGTTTAACCCTTTGCTGGGCGGTAAATGTCTTGgcttaatttctttaaaaactgtCATGCAGGACCACTACGAGAAATCAAGTTACAGTagtgtaggatggagcacacagtaggcagactctgctgcaatacattttattcggaccacaacatgtttcggatcagcatggatcctttttcaggTGAAAATACAAACAACCAAACacacctttttaaaaaacactCAGTAATGACTCCACCCCCAATGCATTCAATTGGTGTCAATCTTCCGTGCTGACAAGTAACCCTTTCTTTACCATTTTATGTCCAATATTAATGTCCAATATTAGTGTCCAATATTAATATCCAAATAGTGTCCAAAATTAGGTGTAGCCAATCACCATGTCCAGAGAATTTCGGACATTAATATTGGGCATAAAATGGTAAAGAAAGGGTTACTTGTCAGCACGGAAGATTGACACCAATTGAATGCATTGGGGGTGGAGTCATTACTGagtgttttttaaaaaggtgtGTTTGGTTGTTTGTATTTTCAcctgaaaaaggatccatgctgatccgaaacatgttgtggtccgaataaaatgtattgcagcagagtctgcctactgtgtgctccatcctacactACTTTGAGTTATTATATGTTGGTCTACTGGTGTGACCCGTTTGGAAAGTGAGCACTCTGTACAGGTGGAAGCGTTGGACTAAACCTATTGAGAGATCAAGTTACCCTTTACAATCAGGATACTACTGGCCACTGTCATTAACTAACAATAAGGTTCTTCTATAGGGTTGTCATGGTTGTAGGTACAGCTCCCTCGCTCAGTAGCAGGTTTAGGGGAGTTACAGGTACCAGGAGCTTCTCAAACCTGGATCCAAGAGTAGGAGCCAAACATGCTTCTGTATCATCTCAATGAGAAGAAGGTTTTACTATAATATTTTCTTGCATTATTGTGGTGAATACAGCTGAACTAAACCTCCAAGCACTAGGAGCTGCAGTTTACCAACAGGGGGAGCTTAATGGATATCACCCTACTATTTGATACCTCAGCCTTCCTACCAACCACTGCTTGACTATGTGTGGGGCCCAGTTCAGTCATCTTAATGTACAACACCCTTGGGTTCAGGCTCAGATTTCTAATTGGGCTGCCCCTAGGCCAGTGGGTCCTAGTACAAATGTTGCTCCCTTGTGAGTGGGCGCATGCTCCGGGTTCTGATGGAGCACTGCGGATTATGTGTGCAGCAGAGTTAAAGGGCTCATCAGTGCTTCTGAAAAAACTAGAATGCGGCTGGGAAGCATGCCACCTCTAAAATGTTGCCGTCTTTGGCTGGGCcattgtggcctcaccacaaatccgggcctgcttggggTAATTTGTTTCTGTCCCTGACATAAGTGCAGGATCCCTAAGGGTTGCAAAACTGCCATTAGGAAATGGGGAGTTATGGTGTCTGCATGCCTCCCTCTGCCTATGAATACAGCACTCCTGAACtaagacagcactgtattcatcatAGAATTGCCATTTGGAGAGCAGGTGATATAAATAGTCTCTATCGCCACCTCCACCTTCTGTAGTTACATTTTCCTACTATATCTACTATCCAGAAACTACAGCCCATTTTTataggcactatatatatatatatatatatatatatatatatatatatatatatatatatatatatatatatatatagtgaataaagtacccctctcgtaaaatataaggatattagaagttcccgaggagtttcatgaccatataaaagtacgaggcagaaggccgagtgtttttatacaggtcatggaactccgaggtaacttctaatgttctcatattttacaactgggggtactttatttattataatacacaaatttaagtgagtcatgtgacagaaatgacatcagaactcaccgtttataactgatgacatcagaactcaccgtttataaggatataatttacaagatattcatggcttttctgtattatatacagtatatatggtcaCCAATGATGAGCAAAAACTTTCACCAAGTTTCGTGGCAAAAATGATGCCCGTAGGCTccaatagatgaaaaaaaaattgtcgcccatagacttcaatgcatttcgactAATTTTCgatgaagtgaaacgggtcagattcgcccatcactaatagtcacTTTATCTGCTCAGCCACAAAGTATATAAGGACTGCTTAGCTGATCTTTCCTGTGCTCTTTTTATACCGCCAACTGCTTTTGCCCAACATGTACCCAtgtacaaaataaagttttcaaggaacgatccagactgcaggattaactgctcaattaggtgCAGAATCCAGTTATGCACTTGGTGACAGCTGAAGCGTATCACGAATAAAAATTGATTGAGAAGCACAAAGGCCCTCAGCCTGTTGAAATTGTACCCTATTACATAAGGACACGTTTTACATTGTTGCAAACTGAAGTCATCTTTATTCACTTTTGAAGCATTATCTACTTTTGAAACATTGTTCTTCTTTTCCCCCCACCTGTTTACCACTTGGAGGATGGGCTTAATGctttgatgtcatttcctgttaaaCACTATATTATACATTGTTTCACATCCGTTgtatacacttgacaaagagtccattgagactcgaaacatgttgtgttgaacaataaacacctaattgagcagttaatcctgcagtctggatcgttccttgaaaactttattttgtggattgATACGTTCGCACGCACGGCGGAGGTGCATCACAAGGTTTCGATCGGAAGTTTTGCTTGCATTTGTTTGAGGTAACTAGCAACAGTGATTTATTGGACTTTATTTTCCGCCGGCTAGTTTACCCTTACTACTGAATTATCTATTAAAGGATGTCAGAAGGAACCTCGCCCGGTGTACCTAATACAGGAGCCGCAACTTTTGCCTATAACGATGTAGAGATCAACAGAATCCTTGCAGAGATAAATACGGACCCTATGCTGTTTGAAGATAAACCTCTACACACTAACCTGGCAAAAGACCTTCTATATGTACAAAGAAAGGAAACACACATCACTCTACATGTGAGTACCCTAGCCGAATATATTAAACTCAGGCGTATCCCAAGAGGCTTGCGACTAGATATCAGACCTAATCTGTGTGCCAACGACAAAGTGCTGCAACAGAAATGGTTTGAGATTTGTAATAAATGCAGCATTGATCTTATGGTACTCACCGTTGAAAGATTAACCATTAAACTACAAGAAACCCGCCTAGCTATAGATGAACTGAAAACCAAGGCACTGGAAGAACTTGGATCACAAAAACTTACTGAGATACTGGTGGAGCACAACCACACTCTTAGCAAGCTAAGGGAAAGCATCAAAGAAAGAAAGCGCGCCAAGTTTGAACGAGACGCCAGCGACTATAGAGAGAACAGAGTCTACTCATGGAAGGAGGAGCGAAAATGGCAGCGTTCGCAGGACAACCAGCAGACCGGACTGCCCGCATCCACCTACCGGCAACCACGAGGCAACCAGCGCACTACAGTGGATCTATCCGGGAGATTCCCAGAAGGCACACTGAGAAGGCAGCAGGGACCAACGTATACAGCCGCGACCAGCAGCGAAGACTCGGCAACGTCAATGCAGGCGTCCTCAAGTTCCTTGGCGTCCTCGGTTTCTTTTTTGGATCCGCGCACTGCGACACAAGACAGCGACCGGAAACAGCACCACAACAAAGGATCGAGAGGTGGCAGAGGTCGCTATCCGAAACGGACCCGCAAGCAAACCAGGTAAATCTAGTTATAAATATCTCTTCGTATGAACTGACTGTGTCTGAGCTTAGCGTACTAAATAAAGGCCtaaactttattccatattatgATGCTGACTTGACCGATTGGGAGATTGAATTCCAGAAATTCTTGCGTGACTTGAAGTTAAAAGCTTATTTTTCAGGCTTTACACCAAAAGACTGCCCTATAAAATCGGAACCTAAACTTAAGAAACGTAGTAACTTTATACCTGAATGTAACAACGAGTCTTTAATAGCCTttgaaaatgttgtaaattatgaggTCAAGAAATATTGGAAGACACAGGGAAACAAATGTAGTGGCCCTAACCTCACGTATAAGGAAAAGAGAGCTTTagattctttaaaaaacaacaacacaattATTGTACGTAAGGCAGAC encodes:
- the LOC121395651 gene encoding uncharacterized protein LOC121395651 — its product is MSEGTSPGVPNTGAATFAYNDVEINRILAEINTDPMLFEDKPLHTNLAKDLLYVQRKETHITLHVSTLAEYIKLRRIPRGLRLDIRPNLCANDKVLQQKWFEICNKCSIDLMVLTVERLTIKLQETRLAIDELKTKALEELGSQKLTEILVEHNHTLSKLRESIKERKRAKFERDASDYRENRVYSWKEERKWQRSQDNQQTGLPASTYRQPRGNQRTTVDLSGRFPEGTLRRQQGPTYTAATSSEDSATSMQASSSSLASSVSFLDPRTATQDSDRKQHHNKGSRGGRGRYPKRTRKQTRF